In the genome of Paramisgurnus dabryanus chromosome 18, PD_genome_1.1, whole genome shotgun sequence, one region contains:
- the LOC135776829 gene encoding olfactory receptor 8G17-like, with protein sequence MDNQTFKYTVLLMEGLKIAPQYNHLAFIFLLIAYIFIILFNIGILVQILVDKSLHEPMHILFCHLPINDMMGATVLVPLLLKDILTDPSMRYITYVECASQAFFAHLYGTTTHTILMIMAFDRYVAICNPLRYSSIMSSKMVVKLSLGAWGVPLILVAILLSLSIRLSHCRSVIQNHYCDNASLFKLSCENVVINNVYGLTFTVVLLTSSMGSVFITYFRIAMICIKRKSKATNSKAIKTCSTHLTVYLIMLISGLITILLHRFSEIPEGRKISALLFFVIPSSLNPIIYGLQAKEIRQKVFKYFTKNNSM encoded by the coding sequence ATGGACAACCAGACATTCAAATACACTGTACTCTTAATGGAGGGACTGAAAATAGCACCTCAGTACAACCATCTTGCATTTATCTTTCTCTTGATTGCttacatatttataatattatttaacattGGGATTTTGGTTCAGATCTTGGTAGATAAAAGTTTACATGAGCCCATGCACATTTTGTTTTGCCATTTACCAATTAATGATATGATGGGAGCAACTGTTCTTGTGCCACTCTTGCTGAAGGATATTTTAACAGATCCCTCTATGCGCTACATCACTTATGTGGAGTGTGCTTCACAAgctttttttgcacatttgtaTGGAACAACAACTCACACTATTCTAATGATCATGGCCTTTGACAGATACGTGGCCATATGCAATCCATTACGATACTCATCAATAATGAGCAGTAAAATGGTGGTAAAATTATCACTAGGAGCCTGGGGTGTTCCATTAATACTGGTGGCAATTCTGCTTAGTCTGTCTATACGTCTGTCTCACTGCAGATCTGTGATTCAAAACCACTATTGTGATAATGCTTCACTATTTAAATTGTCCTGTGAAAATGTGGTGATTAATaatgtgtatggattaactttCACTGTGGTTTTACTCACCTCTTCAATGGGGAGTGTGTTTATAACATATTTCAGAATAGCCATGATATGCATAAAGAGGAAAAGCAAGGCAACAAACAGTAAAGCCATAAAAACTTGCTCAACTCATTTGACTGTTTATTTAATTATGTTAATCTCTGGATTGATAACAATTCTCCTTCATCGTTTTTCAGAAATCCCTGAAGGTAGAAAAATATCTGCTCTACTTTTCTTTGTCATACCTTCAAGCTTGAATCCTATAATATATGGTTTGCAAGCCAAGGAAATAAGACAAaaggtttttaaatattttactaaaAATAATTCTATGTGA